A window from Zingiber officinale cultivar Zhangliang chromosome 7A, Zo_v1.1, whole genome shotgun sequence encodes these proteins:
- the LOC122002301 gene encoding alpha-xylosidase 1-like, with protein sequence MKKMFSSVYLLLLLLLVLRSAAAAAAPAPAPNVGFGYKLVSLEQCTNGGGLIGYLQVKHSTSTYGPDVPRLRLFVKHESHDRLRVHITDADEPRWEVPYDLLPREAPPPLRLKPSTAPFTAYEYAGDELLFAFTADPFSFAVKRKTTGRTLFDSSAGALVFKDQYLEVSTRLPADAALYGLGENTQPAGIRLRPGDPYTLYTTDISAINLNTDLYGAHPMYMDLRKEGGRGAEAHAVLLLNSNAMDVFYRGSSLTYKVIGGVLDFYFFAGPTPLAIVDQYTALVGRPAPMPYWALGFHQCRWGYQNLSVVEGVVEGYKKAQIPLDVIWNDDDHMDAAKDFTLDPVNYPRPKLLNFLNKIHSAGMKYIVLIDPGIAINSTYGVFQRGMAKDVFIKYKGKPYLAQVWPGPVYFPDFLNPAGVAWWIDEISRFRDLVPVDGLWIDMNEASNFCSGECHIPTNHSCPIPGSTTPWVCCLDCKNITNTKWDDPPYKINASGATAPLGFKTIATGATHYKGILEYNAHSLYGFSQTIATHQALQGLQGKRPFILTRSTFVGSGAYAAHWTGDNKGTWEDLRYSISTMLNFGLFGMPMVGSDICGFYPAPTEELCNRWIELGAFYPFSRDHANFASPRQELYQWQTVAESARNALGLRYKLLPYLYTLNYEAHTTGAPMARPLFFSFPDFTASYGLSTQFLLGRSVLVSPVLEQGATSVDAVFPPGSWYNLFDTTKAVVSQADRYTTTLPAGLSEVNVHVYEGTILPMQRGGMVSKEARSTPFTLVVTFPLNATARDAKGAVYVDDDERPEMRLVEGQATYVTFYASVRGRTARVWSEVKEGTFSLQQALVIEKVSVVGLQGSAQGLSVEVEGRPSASASGAWFGEVRPLHQEEESSSVRTSMTMEVGGLSLPLGKNFSMTWEMGIKH encoded by the exons ATGAAAAAGATGTTCTCCTCcgtttatcttcttcttcttcttctccttgttctACGCAGTGCTGCGGCAGCAGCTGCTCCAGCTCCAGCTCCAAATGTAGGCTTTGGTTACAAGCTGGTGTCATTGGAGCAGTGCACGAATGGCGGGGGGCTGATAGGGTACCTCCAAGTCAAGCACAGCACCTCCACCTATGGCCCTGATGTGCCTCGTCTCAGGCTCTTTGTCAA GCACGAGAGCCATGATCGGTTGAGAGTTCACATCACCGACGCCGACGAGCCGCGATGGGAGGTCCCTTACGACCTGCTCCCGCGGGAGGCTCCCCCTCCGCTGCGCTTGAAGCCTTCCACCGCCCCTTTCACCGCCTACGAGTACGCCGGCGACGAGCTCCTCTTCGCCTTCACCGCCGACCCCTTCTCCTTCGCCGTGAAGCGCAAGACCACCGGGCGCACGCTGTTCGACTCCAGCGCCGGCGCGCTGGTCTTCAAGGACCAGTACCTGGAGGTCTCCACCCGGCTGCCGGCGGACGCGGCCCTGTACGGACTGGGCGAGAACACGCAGCCCGCCGGCATCCGCCTCCGACCCGGCGACCCCTACACGCTCTACACCACTGACATATCGGCCATCAATCTCAACACCGACCTCTACGGCGCGCACCCCATGTATATGGACCTGAGGAAGGAGGGCGGGCGCGGGGCCGAGGCGCACGCGGTGCTGCTGCTCAACAGCAATGCCATGGATGTCTTTTATCGAGGGAGCTCGCTCACCTACAAGGTCATCGGCGGCGTGCTCGATTTCTACTTCTTCGCCGGCCCGACGCCGCTCGCCATCGTCGACCAGTACACTGCTCTCGTCGGACGCCCTGCTCCCATGCCCTACTGGGCTCTAG GGTTTCACCAATGCCGCTGGGGTTACCAGAATCTTTCGGTGGTGGAAGGCGTTGTCGAGGGTTACAAGAAGGCTCAGATTCCGCTAGATGTGATATGGAACGACGACGACCACATGGACGCCGCCAAGGACTTCACCCTCGACCCCGTCAACTACCCGCGCCCCAAGCTCCTCAACTTCCTCAACAAAATTCACTCCGCCGGCATGAAGTACATCGTCCTCATCGACCCCGGCATCGCCATCAACTCCACCTACGGCGTGTTCCAGCGCGGCATGGCTAAGGACGTCTTCATCAAGTACAAAGGCAAACCCTATCTGGCCCAGGTGTGGCCTGGCCCTGTCTACTTCCCCGACTTCCTCAACCCGGCCGGCGTCGCCTGGTGGATCGACGAGATCTCCCGGTTCCGCGACCTCGTCCCGGTTGATGGCCTCTGGATCGACATGAACGAGGCCTCCAACTTCTGCAGCGGCGAGTGCCATATCCCCACTAACCACTCGTGTCCGATTCCCGGCTCCACCACGCCGTGGGTTTGCTGCTTGGATTGCAAGAACATCACGAACACAAAATGGGACGATCCCCCTTACAAAATCAACGCCTCCGGGGCTACTGCTCCTTTGGGGTTCAAGACCATCGCCACCGGCGCGACGCACTACAAAGGGATCCTCGAGTACAACGCGCACAGCCTCTACGGCTTCTCGCAAACGATCGCAACCCACCAGGCTCTCCAGGGGCTGCAGGGGAAGCGCCCCTTCATCCTCACCCGGTCGACCTTCGTCGGCTCGGGGGCTTACGCCGCTCACTGGACCGGTGACAACAAGGGGACGTGGGAGGACTTGCGCTACTCCATATCAACCATGTTGAACTTTGGGCTGTTCGGGATGCCGATGGTCGGCTCCGATATCTGCGGTTTCTACCCTGCGCCGACGGAGGAGCTCTGCAATCGCTGGATCGAGCTGGGCGCGTTCTACCCTTTCTCGAGAGACCACGCCAACTTCGCCTCGCCGAGGCAGGAGCTGTACCAGTGGCAGACCGTGGCGGAGTCCGCGAGGAACGCCTTGGGCTTGAGGTACAAATTGCTCCCGTACCTGTACACGTTGAACTACGAAGCGCACACCACCGGCGCGCCCATGGCGCGACcgctcttcttctccttcccagACTTCACCGCCAGCTACGGCCTCAGCACCCAATTCCTGCTCGGGCGCAGCGTCCTGGTTTCTCCTGTGCTCGAGCAGGGCGCGACCTCCGTCGACGCGGTCTTCCCGCCGGGCTCCTGGTACAACCTCTTCGACACGACCAAGGCGGTGGTCTCCCAAGCCGACCGCTATACCACAACCCTTCCTGCCGGCCTCAGCGAGGTCAACGTGCACGTGTACGAGGGCACCATCCTGCCGATGCAGAGAGGCGGCATGGTGTCGAAGGAGGCCAGGTCGACGCCGTTCACACTAGTCGTCACCTTCCCGTTGAACGCCACGGCGAGGGACGCCAAAGGCGCTGTGTACGTGGACGACGACGAGCGGCCGGAGATGAGGTTGGTGGAAGGGCAGGCAACGTACGTGACCTTCTACGCTTCTGTTCGCGGGAGGACGGCGAGGGTATGGTCGGAAGTAAAAGAAGGAACCTTCAGCTTGCAGCAGGCACTGGTGATTGAAAAGGTGAGCGTGGTGGGTCTGCAGGGCAGCGCGCAGGGGCTTTCAGTTGAGGTGGAGGGGCGGCCATCGGCCAGCGCTTCCGGTGCGTGGTTCGGCGAGGTGCGTCCTCTGCACCAGGAGGAAGAGAGCAGTAGCGTGAGGACAAGCATGACGATGGAGGTGGGAGGTCTGTCCTTGCCTCTGGGGAAGAACTTCTCTATGACATGGGAGATGGGGATCAAGCATTAA
- the LOC122002302 gene encoding uncharacterized protein LOC122002302: MHSPNLDLINKREKERERRKMGCYPLGKMVTKAFDKCKGRKRRGIATTMVYSPPPSYSYARSVAKHVTFSTDHAVVMPPDTVQMVPPVSKHHHPGPAILPSPQAEMAQSNEQCRVRFAPESTTQHGEIPIPPRAPRSKQPRFPVEQDHQAADGFAHPLRREPPQFRDDTANRNEPPPTYTASPLPRWEEGERRREYFGGEYHYYPTPVREGIYRIATDPNRLTTIFSEENPNACSIV, from the exons ATGCATTCCCCCAACTTAGATTTGATCAAcaagagagaaaaagagagagagaggaggaagatgGGTTGCTATCCTCTAGGGAAGATGGTGACAAAGGCATTCGACAAGTGCAAAg GGAGGAAGAGGCGTGGTATAGCTACCACCATGGTATACTCACCGCCCCCGTCGTACTCCTACGCGCGATCAGTTGCGAAGCATGTGACTTTCAGCACGGACCACGCCGTCGTCATGCCGCCGGACACCGTCCAAATGGTGCCTCCCGTCTCGAAGCACCACCACCCAGGGCCTGCGATCTTACCGTCGCCTCAAGCGGAGATGGCGCAATCAAACGAGCAATGCCGGGTTCGATTCGCGCCGGAGTCGACGACTCAGCACGGTGAGATCCCTATTCCACCGAGGGCGCCTAGATCGAAGCAACCGAGGTTTCCCGTGGAGCAAGATCATCAGGCTGCGGATGGCTTTGCCCATCCGTTGAGAAGGGAGCCGCCTCAATTTCGAGATGACACTGCAAACCGAAACGAACCGCCGCCGACATATACGGCGTCGCCGCTGCCGAGGTGGGAGGAGGGGGAGAGACGGAGGGAGTACTTCGGCGGCGAGTACCATTACTATCCTACGCCGGTTCGCGAGGGAATCTACCGAATCGCGACCGACCCGAACCGGCTCACCACGATATTTAGCGAGGAGAATCCGAACGCCTGCAGCATCGTGTGA